Below is a genomic region from Mycolicibacter hiberniae.
GTCAACGAGGCCTTTGCCGGCCGGGATGTCACCGTGCTGTGCCCCTACGACGCGGGCCTGGACTCGAAGATGCTCGCCGACGCCGAGATCACCCATCCCCGGCTCGGACGTGCCGGGCAACCAGAGCGAGCCAGTCCGGGCTTCGCACCCGACGCCGCGTGGGACCGCTACAACGAGCCGCTGCCGCCGAGCCCCACGGCGGCGAGCTACACGCTGCACCGGCTCACCGATCTGGCCGGTGCCCGGCAGTTCTGCGCGAAGTACGCGCGCTGGTTCGGCTTCTCCGCCACCGATATCGCGGACTTGCAACTGATCGTCAATGAGCTGGCATCCAACAGCCTGCAGCACGGGCGCGGCCCGTGCACACTTCTGCTCTGGGACACCGGCGGCCAATTGGTCTGCCAGGCACGCGATCTGGGGCACCTGACGGACCGATTGGCCGGTCGGCGGCCCTTCATCGATGGAGACGGGCACGGATGCGGCCTCTTCGTCGTCAACGCGACCGCGGACCTGGTCCGCATCCACACGGCTGCTACGGGAACCACCGTGCAGGCGCACCTTCGGATGAGCTGACCGGCGTGCTGCGCCTCGGCCCGGCCGGGGCGTCATTCGCGCACGTGGCGCGCAGAGCACCGGCGGGGTACCCGCTGCCCAGGAGAGCAGGCAGACAGCAGGTACCCCGCCGACGCGCGCGGTGACATAGCGGGCGGCAATGGCACACGCCGGTGGCGGCTGACCTCCAGACCGGTGCTGTGTCGAGCACCCGGGCCTGCACCGCCGCACCGTGAGGTGCCCGCGTACCACCGCTGCCATGGTGTTATCGCTGGAGCATCACCTCCTTCTTCGCGGCCTGGCAGTCACCG
It encodes:
- a CDS encoding sensor histidine kinase, producing the protein MTVTADLQRGPAGHIALFYRSPQEYLDYLVPFVADGVADGQPVLVAVPGPNLSRLRQALPADTAAAVSLVDIGTVGRNPGHVLGGVLGTFADRHPSGAVRMVCELVWQGRSAPEYPACVQHEALVNEAFAGRDVTVLCPYDAGLDSKMLADAEITHPRLGRAGQPERASPGFAPDAAWDRYNEPLPPSPTAASYTLHRLTDLAGARQFCAKYARWFGFSATDIADLQLIVNELASNSLQHGRGPCTLLLWDTGGQLVCQARDLGHLTDRLAGRRPFIDGDGHGCGLFVVNATADLVRIHTAATGTTVQAHLRMS